The following are encoded together in the Primulina tabacum isolate GXHZ01 chromosome 18, ASM2559414v2, whole genome shotgun sequence genome:
- the LOC142533260 gene encoding UDP-glucuronic acid decarboxylase 6, which translates to MAKEASNGGSHITTKPPPEPSPLRRAKFFKANMRILVTGGAGFIGSHLVDKLMENEKNEVIVTDNYFTGSKENLRQWIGHPRFELIRHDVTEPLLVEVDQIYHLACPASPIFYKYNPVKTIKTNVIGTLNMLGLAKRVGARILLTSTSEVYGDPLEHPQNESYWGNVNPIGVRSCYDEGKRVAETLMFDYHRQHGIEIRIARIFNTYGPRMNIDDGRVVSNFIAQAIRDEPLTVQLPGTQTRSFCYVSDMVDGLIRLMEGDNTGPINIGNPGEFTMLELAETVKEMINPDVKIVTVENTPDDPRQRKPDITKAKELLGWEPKIKLRNGIPLMEDDFRNRLEIPRKK; encoded by the exons ATGGCCAAGGAAGCATCAAACGGAGGAAGCCATATCACAACCAAACCACCTCCCGAGCCTTCACCTTTGAGGAGAGCAAAATTTTTTAAG GCAAACATGAGAATTTTGGTTACTGGTGGAGCTGGATTCATTGGCTCTCATTTAGTTGATAAGCTGATGGAAAACGAGAAGAATGAG GTGATAGTCACAGATAACTATTTTACGGGATCAAAGGAAAACTTAAGGCAATGGATTGGTCATCCTCGATTTGAGCTTATTCGACATG ATGTCACCGAGCCATTATTAGTTGAAGTTgatcagatatatcatcttgcTTGCCCCGCCTCCCCGATTTTCTACAAATACAACCCTGTCAAG ACTATAAAGACTAACGTCATTGGGACACTAAACATGTTGGGACTTGCCAAGCGCGTTGGAGCTAG GATTTTACTGACGTCAACTTCAGAGGTTTACGGAGATCCACTCGAGCATCCTCAAAACGAGAGTTACTGGGGCAATGTGAACCCTATAG GGGTCAGAAGCTGTTACGATGAAGGAAAAAGAGTAGCTGAAACTTTGATGTTTGATTATCACAGGCAACATGGAATTG AAATACGGATTGCAAGGATCTTCAACACGTATGGACCACGaatgaatattgatgatggcCGTGTTGTGAGTAATTTCATCGCTCAAGCTATACG TGACGAACCTTTGACAGTTCAGTTACCTGGAACACAGACTAGGAGCTTCTGTTATGTTTCTGACATG GTTGACGGTCTAATTCGACTGATGGAAGGAGATAACACCGGGCCAATAAACATAGGCAATCCAG GCGAGTTTACGATGTTGGAGCTTGCTGAGACTGTGAAAGAG ATGATCAATCCGGACGTGAAGATCGTGACTGTGGAGAATACTCCAGACGATCCTCGACAGAGAAAACCTGATATAACAAAAGCTAAGGAACTGTTAGGATGGGAACCGAAGATCAAGCTACGCAATGGCATTCCTTTGATGGAGGATGATTTTCGCAACAGGCTTGAAATTCCCAGGAAGAAGTGA
- the LOC142533748 gene encoding putative methylesterase 11, chloroplastic: MGNSFKCFSQPPQRKPKPSSSSFDLLPPWMSPSSFKGSRRKDPSPPSSSSKTDPIFDDSYVKQQAQIASMLYQHHLQNNSDILLNLNRSVSTKNPPSSKKQKNLSMRSRSVSSSIHQHQQQSLQLYINQESLASEGNGKKHFVLVHGGGFGAWCWYKIIALLKEANCGVDAIDLTGSGANFCDINSITTLEEYSKPLVDFLVDLEDGKQVILVGHDIGGACISHAMELHPTKVSKAIFVAATMLANSQSALDVFSQQNLLSELTQRAQKFLYANGKNQPPTAIDFDKSLLEDFLFNRTPSKDIALASVSMRTIPFGPLTKKLTFSKANYGSIPRFYIKTDEDFAIPPPLQEHMIQSNPPTRTFQLKGSDHSPFFSKPQALEKILLEISDLASM, encoded by the exons ATGGGAAACTCATTCAAATGTTTCTCTCAACCACCTCAGAGAAAACCAAAACCTTCATCTTCATCCTTCGATCTTCTTCCGCCATGGATGTCACCTTCCTCCTTCAAAGGTTCGAGGAGAAAAGATCCCTCCCCTCCGTCTTCCTCCTCGAAAACCGATCCTATTTTTGACGATTCTTACGTCAAACAACAAGCCCAGATCGCCTCCATGCTTTATCAGCATCACCTGCAGAACAATAGCGATATTCTTCTCAATTTGAACCGCTCCGTATCTACCAAAAACCCACCATCGTCCAAGAAACAGAAGAATTTGTCGATGAGATCGCGTTCGGTTTCGAGTTCGattcatcagcatcagcagcagtcTTTGCAGCTGTACATTAATCAG GAATCATTAGCAAGTGAAGGGAATGGCAAGAAGCATTTTGTGCTAGTCCATGGAGGGGGGTTCGGTGCATGGTGCTGGTACAAAATCATTGCACTTTTAAAAGAAGCCAATTGTGGGGTTGATGCCATAGACCTAACTGGTTCTGGTGCCAACTTTTGTGACATAAATTCAATCACAACTTTAGAAGAATACTCAAAGCCACTTGTTGATTTCCTTGTCGATCTCGAAGATGGCAAACAG GTAATATTGGTGGGACATGATATTGGTGGAGCGTGCATCTCTCATGCAATGGAATTGCATCCAACCAAAGTTTCTAAAGCAATTTTTGTTGCCGCAACTATGTTGGCTAACTCCCAAAGTGCCCTCGATGTCTTCTCTCAACAG AACTTATTGAGTGAATTAACCCAACGAGCTCAGAAGTTTTTGTATGCAAATGGGAAGAATCAGCCTCCCACCGCCATTGATTTCGACAAATCATTGCTAGAAGACTTCTTGTTCAACCGGACACCTTCTAAG GATATTGCACTAGCATCAGTATCCATGAGGACTATACCCTTTGGGCCATTGACAAAGAAGCTCACTTTTTCTAAAGCGAACTATGGTTCCATCCCCAGATTCTATATCAAAACAGATGAAGATTTTGCCATTCCTCCCccacttcaagaacacatgataCAATCTAACCCGCCAACACGTACTTTCCAACTTAAGGGTTCCGATCACTCGCCTTTTTTCTCGAAGCCTCAGGCATTGGAGAAGATTTTACTCGAAATATCAGACCTCGCATCGATGTAA